The window TAATAGCAGTTGGCCGCCGACGGTCAACAGCTAGAGTAAACTATGAGTAGAGGAGGCAACTTGATGACcattcaaatgtaaattatCTAGATAACTATATAAATTGGTTGGACGTAATTTGGAGAACACATCGCGGTTATTGGATGGGTCTTTTATGTTGATGTGACGATTCTTTTGTCCTAAATAACGTTGGGAATGTTTTTGATCTGAGAATATGGATCTAATCTGAAACGATTTTTTAGTGAAACGATATTGCTACGATATCTCTCCACCAAAGTGAAACGATTTTATACAGTGTGACGATCTCTCTCGTCGACGTCTCCGTTTTATCTTTCGACGGTGTCTTTGCCGGCGCACACGACCCATTTTTTAGTCGCCGGTTGCTACAACCTATTTTTAAGCAACCGTTCAGCAATCGATCGCTTGGTGTCACCCGTCTCCTACCACTGGCGACAGACAAGCTATTATCTTTCCTGCCAAACATCTGTATCATGTGATTTGTCAAGATGACCGCGCCTTTGCCTCGGAGTCACCGTATTTGGAAGTATCACATGATAATTATTCGCTCTCTCATTGGCTAGTTGATGAGTCGCTTGTCGCTAGGTGTATCCAGCTACCGTACACGGGCAACTCCCGAGCGATCGGTGAGCAATTTGTCGGCGACAAGCAAATCtctatcaaacatgtttgctATTGGGCGACGAGGAGCAAATCCTTTCGACAACGAGCAATCGCTGTCTCCCGTTGCCGCAGACGAGcgatttttttctttcgaCGATTAGCAAATCGGCCGATTGCTCGAGAATTGCTCGAAAACGTCGCCCGTGTGCGATAGGCTCGTATAATATGTTTTATCTAATGTAGATGAAAgcaaaaaccgttacaataattgTAACGTTTTTTACGGCATCAAAAAAGCATGGAGCTTGACGAAACAAATTGAAGCGATTTATACAAGAAGTAGTTGAATGAAAGTATagttaggctgaacctgacAACACATAATAAGTGCTAGCATcgaaatttgattatttcgattttatttttggtgtcattgaaattcgtaaataaagaatCAACTGTCATTGTACTTAGCATAGCTTCGATtgggtttcatatttctacattttctacaaGGAGGCCTTAAAGAGTCGTCCCCGGGTAGAGGTCAAAACTTGGTTTACTTTCTCAAGTTGCTGGAGACTACATGGTTGCAAAGTATAGGGTAGACGATGCACTGCAAACTGATTTAGCTTTTGGATTAAAATCATGACCTTAAAATCGCCTGACTAATACATACAAATGTATACACCGTAGTCGGTCCCAAATTCGTCACGTTTAACACACTGGACCTCAGATTCCAACCGCGCGATTAACACCTTAATGATTCTTCTATAACGGTACTGATTCTTATCATCTCTCCTGTTCTACATACAATCGATTGATgcttgaaaaaagaattaatatcGGATCTATGATTCGTCTGAAATTTGAATGCATCAGGGGCCATCAGTTTTCCTGGGATTCACAACCATTAATAAACAAAGAACCTCTTGGAAATACTATTTTCCCTGCTGCTATTGTATTAAGTGGTAACACTTATCagaatatttcagattttgcgtcttttatgaatttatctaTCATTGGTTCAACAAAATACTTTCATGCTCAAGATGTTTATTTATCACCCCTTATCAATGCATTTTGGCTGGAAAACCGTTTGTCTGTTATTCAAGCTGTTAAAAATTTGCCGAAAATTGTTCTAAGTGGGGATGGACAATGCGACAGTCCAGGGCATTGCGCTAAATACTGTGTTTATTCATTCATGTCGGAAGATAGTAAGGTACTGGACATTCAGTTGGTGCAAGTAAGTGAAGTAAAGAATTCCCAGGGTATGGAGAAGGAAGGATTTTTGAGGGGGATGAAAGCCCTTGGAGATGCAGGGATAAATCCTAGTTCTATTTTCACTGACAGGCATATCCAAATAGAAAGTGTGATGAATAATACGTTTTCTCACATAAGTCATCAATTCGATATGTGGCATTTTGCTAAGTCAATACTTAAAATGATTAACAAGAGATTGAACCAAAAGGGAAATGAGTTGTTGGAAAAATGGAAACAGTCGGTTATAAATCATTTGTGGTGGTGCGCATCAAGTTGTGATGGAGATGTCCAAATCCTTAAGGAAAAATGGGTGTCTTTACTGCATCATGTAGTAAATAAACATAGATGGAAAATTGGTTCAGTGTACCATGAGTGTGCCCATAGACGCCTTATTCGTAAACAAGTAAAAGAAACAGAGTGGATGACGAAAAATAGTCAGTcctttgaatctttgaaatctaTCGTATTAAATACAAGAATTTTGAAGCATATCGCTAAATTAAGTGAATTCTGTCATACAGGGCCTGATAAAGGCAAAAAACGGTTCAGGTTTGAATGtacgaaaagaaaaaaggattGGATTTGTCGTCCCATtatggaaaaaaaatcatatcaatacgttcacaatattttgttggaatatttacatcaaaaaaaaataattgtggTAGATTAGTTcttgttgaagttttaaacCCGAAAAAGCACATTTGTCAAAAGCGCCTGTACCAAGACCAAATACAGAAGAGTTGGTAAAAAACAGAATTTCTCGTTTTAAGAAGGAGTAATATCCTATAGAAGCtttttattaatgaaattaaacttgGATGTGTATTTTTTAAAGTCAAATTCGACACCCGCTTGTAGATATAAGAAATAATAAACCATTGACATTGAATATCCAATAACAACTCTTGTTGACTTACTTATGGATTTATTTCATACACAAAGAATGTATAAGGATTATAAGAATTATTCATCAAATAACTTAAAGCCGACGTTAACGTATTTTTGCTACAACACATGCTGGTATCACTTGTCTGTTGTGTTTGCCCAAACGATCATATATCCAGAGAATGAATTGTCTGTATGCTGCTAGTCTCATTGATCTGAaaagtttcattcattttataacaCCATATTTCTTGATCTAGATAACTTAAGAATCTCTTGactgtttcttttttactCACTTGTTTGGAGCTGGATTATCGGGTACTGGATTGTGATAAAACTGACAAATCATCAGCAATGCCAGGCATACCACAACATCATTGacacaaacattttcaaaatttccacaTTCAGTGACACAGTTCTGTTCCTCGCTTAGATTAAGTTTTTCACGCAAATGGTCCCATTGTTCACGGCAACAAAAACTCTCCCTCTCAGTAGGCATTAATTGGCAATTTCCACAGAGACACCAAAACATATCACCGCTGCGGTCTGCTCCCTGGGGCTGGGCAATATCCTGACCCGGATCCGGGATGAACTGGttttcatcatcgtcgtcagtACTGCTGCCTGAAGAGCGACTGACTCGCGGTTCATACATGAATGGCTGAatagctgctgctgcatcATTCGCACGTATTATTTCATTGGGCCCAGCTGAGCTCTCATCACTACTGCTGTCCGAAAAACTGTCATAATTGTTGCTTTTAGATGAAGATAATCTTTTGTCATTGGCCGCCATTATTGTGAACCACAGCAACTGATAGATCGCGCAAATCGTGTGGTGTCTTCTTAACCCAGATTGAAACTGCGCAAACTGCGCTGAGACGCCGCACCGTGACGTCACAGCTCTATCGCTATGCGCGGAAAGATGGCGGCACCCACGCGAGATtacaaattattatttactcattatttaatttatgaTTTGTTTAACTTTCAATAAACGAACAAAAAATCTCAAGGTGGAGTTCCCCTttgataattctgttacattaaaatcatcatgtgttttataaaatgaataaggacttgcgcctttatatctcaataatttaaaatcttgttcatttggataataatgttgagttattataaaatcattatcaactaaactttttgctaaattatctaatgaacttgcgagcaatctataagaatctaaaaatctaatgcaaccaaattgaaatgaaatataattttcagatgtcttagctaatagtttaaaattaacatttattactgcttttgttgtaaatggtaatctaatataagatgatgctttaatatccttttctgttgtaaagtctgaatcatttttaaacattttattactttttgatgtttcatttctttttgtattataaacatttaaatctaaaaatataatttcatttaatgaTAAGCCAGAaccttcaaaatatatttcctcaatatgacgtttaaattcataaaatattttttctaatttctcttttatttgtgtttttgaaattatttcttcagagtgtgtttgaatt is drawn from Tubulanus polymorphus chromosome 10, tnTubPoly1.2, whole genome shotgun sequence and contains these coding sequences:
- the LOC141911549 gene encoding uncharacterized protein LOC141911549, with amino-acid sequence MAANDKRLSSSKSNNYDSFSDSSSDESSAGPNEIIRANDAAAAIQPFMYEPRVSRSSGSSTDDDDENQFIPDPGQDIAQPQGADRSGDMFWCLCGNCQLMPTERESFCCREQWDHLREKLNLSEEQNCVTECGNFENVCVNDVVVCLALLMICQFYHNPVPDNPAPNKSMRLAAYRQFILWIYDRLGKHNRQVIPACVVAKIR